One window of Candidatus Nitrosocosmicus arcticus genomic DNA carries:
- a CDS encoding general stress protein, with amino-acid sequence MPQNNNKNGNNRGLASASEETRTRVARAGGKAQHDERGLQAASEETRTRVARAGGKASRKNT; translated from the coding sequence ATGCCTCAAAATAACAATAAAAATGGTAATAATAGAGGTTTAGCATCAGCTAGCGAAGAAACTAGGACAAGAGTAGCAAGGGCGGGTGGAAAAGCCCAGCATGACGAAAGAGGATTACAAGCAGCTAGCGAAGAAACTAGGACAAGAGTAGCAAGGGCAGGTGGAAAAGCATCACGTAAGAATACTTAA
- a CDS encoding UBP-type zinc finger domain-containing protein, which translates to MTQKCEHIDKSNKNELTPNTKGCEECQNEGTNWVALRMCLTCGHVGCCDSSVGLHARKHFENHTHPVILELPKKSWKWCYEHESYG; encoded by the coding sequence ATGACACAAAAATGTGAACATATCGATAAATCTAACAAAAATGAATTGACCCCAAACACAAAAGGATGCGAAGAATGTCAAAATGAAGGAACAAACTGGGTTGCATTACGAATGTGTCTTACTTGTGGGCATGTTGGTTGTTGTGATTCATCAGTTGGACTTCATGCTAGGAAACACTTTGAGAATCATACTCATCCGGTCATACTAGAATTACCAAAAAAATCTTGGAAATGGTGCTATGAACATGAATCATATGGTTAA